A region of Drosophila suzukii chromosome 2L, CBGP_Dsuzu_IsoJpt1.0, whole genome shotgun sequence DNA encodes the following proteins:
- the LOC108005726 gene encoding uncharacterized protein, translated as MRSRTELVTTTFEESDEDDFSPDDDSDSEEDWRPTKKRPSKPSGSDGGRKRKSAAATASKAKRRMAKVSDEESDEEDDLETDPSDDDFDFPSASTSKRPQSLPPKKQFVKLNQLDLLVKKSDLLEIDWLKNNRLCLWRKDEQTNLLQKYLRVKSPAEEEELLFTSSSVYSSWDDQQTNDFIEVKVNCLDPNNRRIKLHDLEGLKKISEELQSEREKTPISDKEDASEAEEEKPDEADS; from the exons ATGCGGAGTCGCACGGAACTGGTGACCACCACTTTCGAGGAGAGCGACGAGGACGACTTCAGTCCGGACGATGATTCCGACTCCGAGGAGGACTGGCGGCCCACCAAGAAGCGTCCGTCCAAGCCATCTGGCTCCGATGGCGGCAGGAAGCGGAAATCGGCGGCCGCCACCGCTTCGAAGGCCAAGCGCCGCATGGCCAAGGTGAGCGACGAGGAGTCcgacgaggaggatgacctaGAAACGGATCCCAGCGACGATGACTTCGACTTTCCCTCGGCCAGCACATCAAAGAGGCCCCAGAGTCTGCCGCCCAAGAAGCAATTTGTTAAGTTAAATCAACTGGATTTGCTGGTAAAAAAGTCAGATCTCTTGGAAATCGACTGGCTGAAGAACAATCGCTTGTGTCTGTGGCGCAAGGATGAGCAAACGAATCTGCTCCAGAAGTATCTGCGAGTAAAGTCGCCTGCCGAGGAGGAGGAACTGCTCTTCACCTCCAGTTCGGTG TACTCCAGTTGGGACGACCAGCAGACGAACGACTTCATAGAGGTCAAAGTCAACTGTTTGGATCCCAACAACCGACGGATTAAACTACACGATCTAGAAGGGCTTAAGAAAATCTCCGAGGAACTACAATCAGAGAGGGAAAAAACCCCAATATCGGACAAAGAAGACGCTTCAGAAGCGGAAGAAGAAAAGCCAGATGAAGCTGATTCTTAA
- the LOC108005736 gene encoding coiled-coil domain-containing protein 43, which yields MSASEEFQSWLNEQLRKLNTDENVFGSYIVGILEGDETTEEKTEALEGILSETGSANIDELVATILQKWLQSHPSADDPPKKGLDIDVNAQLAKLLEQQKLIPAVNKEREYTEEERRIKQQILAQYSQTAVVNQDVDDSEDESDDESGILSKNTNKSDVQALAKEKREQARMDSAAKKQKDKDDREKQKQLREEKKEKRKTVKGERRR from the exons ATGAGTGCCAGCGAGGAGTTCCAGAGCTGGCTAAATGAGCAGCTGCGAAAACTGAACACCGACGAGAACGTTTTCGGCTCGTATATTGTGGGCATTCTGGAGGGCGATGAAACCACAGAGGAGAAAACCGAGGCTCTCGAGGGAATTCTCAGCGAAACAGGG TCCGCCAACATCGACGAACTGGTGGCCACCATTCTCCAAAAATGGCTCCAAAGTCATCCCAGCGCCGATGACCCACCGAAAAAGGGCCTCGACATCGACGTAAATGCCCAATTGGCCAAGTTGCTGGAGCAACAGAAGCTGATACCCGCCGTTAACAAGGAGCGTGAATACACGGAGGAGGAGCGCCGCATCAAGCAGCAGATCCTCGCCCAATACTCCCAG ACTGCTGTTGTGAACCAGGACGTAGACGACTCCGAGGATGAAAGCGATGATGAAAGTGGGATCCTTTCGAAAAACACCAACAAATCCGATGTCCAGGCCCTGGCCAAGGAAAAGCGAGAGCAGGCCCGAATGGACAGTGCGGCCAAGAAGCAAAAGGATAAGGATGATCGCGAAAAGCAAAAGCAACTGCGAGAGGAAAAGAAGGAGAAGCGCAAAACCGTCAAAGGCGAGAGGCGTCGATAG